In a single window of the Streptomyces sp. NBC_00285 genome:
- a CDS encoding GNAT family N-acetyltransferase: MDIDGTLTLVPPARLEGYGVRLRAWADTDLAGLVALYDDPEMARWTPVASPFDLDAARRYLAGAREGQAEGRKVQLAITTDGVLPRGEVLLFRSGSDERDLELAYGVGSAHRGQGLAARAVRLTAEYTVREIRPRRVVLCIDAANAASEAVARSCGFRPTDEPPVRRASRHREAVLRTWQLRA; encoded by the coding sequence ATGGACATCGACGGAACCCTCACCCTCGTCCCGCCCGCACGCCTCGAAGGCTACGGCGTCCGGCTCCGCGCGTGGGCGGACACCGACCTCGCCGGCCTGGTGGCGCTCTACGACGATCCCGAGATGGCCCGTTGGACCCCGGTGGCCTCGCCGTTCGACCTGGACGCGGCGCGCCGCTACCTCGCCGGTGCGCGGGAGGGACAGGCCGAGGGGCGCAAGGTCCAGTTGGCCATCACCACCGACGGTGTCCTTCCCCGGGGCGAAGTCCTGCTGTTCCGCAGCGGTTCGGACGAGCGGGACCTGGAGCTCGCCTACGGTGTCGGCTCCGCCCACCGGGGGCAGGGCCTGGCCGCGAGGGCGGTACGGCTCACGGCCGAGTACACGGTCCGGGAGATCCGGCCCCGGCGTGTGGTGCTGTGCATCGACGCCGCCAACGCGGCGAGCGAGGCGGTCGCCCGGTCGTGTGGCTTCCGGCCCACGGACGAGCCGCCGGTCAGGAGGGCTTCGCGGCACCGGGAGGCCGTCCTGCGGACGTGGCAGCTGCGCGCCTGA